The following coding sequences lie in one Plasmodium berghei ANKA genome assembly, chromosome: 7 genomic window:
- a CDS encoding DnaJ protein, putative, which yields MKRKSGNENIVPQGSSESIENFGGKGNKGKDENNNKKGKGHSITEVYKNKLKFIRDNIILISIILSFLVLISFKYLEEKYSIESYLEEGDSFDYYEILKCKKGDNIQKIKKNYRDLSKKYHPDSNKNCKDCDQKFRDITKAYKTLSDSRLKQAYDNSRGKVLKLIESNSINLNWKNYTDLVENSNKYWIIQVYSDTDSLSLSFSKIWEEAFDKYHEYISFGRINSLTDKKLINNKVPFNVKIYPTIYILAPDGSYQIYSNIYNASIKDFQNFITSYYPSYIYDIKSLNKAYDYRKNFVEIKKKGDNGAITSTYIDKNNMVVLLSNKTKQSLPVKQIAFEFNNIYNTYSIKYDEIKNISNEGLKEEIVNSLKKLSIKKEEYIAENKKIDYFLLVNSNSKVKTIRRISSSNIKHVYTDALRNSIIEINSINVDSVCSTVGSRHTYCYAIIIDQINNEHNINYLKQIYKNINSSYTHYISKLGSEGSEGQLFIQPVYILRKNVTGAFLKFIRDSKINMYDAFLLDYSANSYALINEIKNLSNYSQDKNDISFLSNIYKDIEILNFEKIPNHFQPINVNCFYNTKKTFSYKLYYLFRKFSKGQIILSSLIGLILYPNFKKYGKMKYLYLSSIFSATLLLTSITDIFMLFN from the coding sequence ATGAAACGGAAATCaggaaatgaaaatatagtaCCTCAAGGGTCGAGCGAAAGCATTGAGAATTTTGGGGGTAAAGGGAATAAGGGtaaagatgaaaataataacaaaaaaggGAAAGGACATAGTATTACAGAAGTATATAAGAACAAGCTAAAGTTTATACgtgataatattattttgataagtattatattatcattccTTGTACttatatcttttaaatatttagaagaaaaatattcaattGAATCCTACTTAGAGGAAGGAGATAGTTTTGattattatgaaatattgaaatgtaaaaaaggtgataatatacaaaaaataaaaaaaaattatcgtgatttatcaaaaaaataccaTCCTgatagtaataaaaattgtaaagaCTGTGATCAGAAGTTCCGAGATATAACAAAAGCATATAAAACTTTATCCGATTCTCGATTAAAACAAGCTTATGATAATTCAAGAGGAaaagttttaaaattaattgagtcaaatagtataaatttaaattggAAAAACTATACAGATTTAGTTGAAAactcaaataaatattggATAATACAAGTTTATTCAGATACTGATAGTTTATCATTAagtttttcaaaaatatggGAAGAAGCTTTTGATAAATATcatgaatatatatcatttggTAGAATAAATTCATTGactgataaaaaattaataaataacaaagTTCCATTTaatgttaaaatatatccaaCAATATACATTTTAGCACCTGATGGTTCTTATCaaatttattcaaatatatataatgctAGTATTAAAGATTTTCAAAACTTTATAACTAGTTATTACCcaagttatatatatgatataaaatCACTTAACAAAGCATATGATTATCGTAAAAATTTtgtggaaataaaaaagaaggGGGATAATGGTGCTATAACTAGTACttatatagataaaaataatatggtAGTTTTATTGAGcaataaaacaaaacagAGTTTACCCGTAAAGCAAATAGCCTttgaatttaataatatatataatacttattcgataaaatatgatgaaataaaaaatatttcaaatgaAGGATTAAAGGAAGAAATTGTaaattctttaaaaaaattaagtataaaaaaagaagaatatatagcagaaaataaaaagattgattattttttactagTAAATAGTAATAGCAAAGTGAAAACAATTAGACGTATATCTTCAAGTAATATTAAACATGTATATACAGATGCATTACGAAATAGTATCATTGAAATAAATTCTATAAATGTTGATTCAGTTTGCTCAACTGTTGGATCTAGACACACTTATTGTTATGCTATTATAATTGATCAGATAAATAATgaacataatataaattatttaaaacaaatatataaaaatataaatagttcATACACGCattatatttcaaaattagGAAGTGAAGGTTCAGAGGGGCAATTGTTTATCCAAcctgtatatatattaagaaaaaatgtgaCAGGAgcttttttaaaatttattagagattcgaaaattaatatgtatgatgcatttttattagaTTATTCTGCAAATTCATATGCTCTTATTaacgaaataaaaaatttgagTAACTATTCAcaagataaaaatgatatatcatttctttcaaatatttataaagatattgaaattttaaattttgaaaaaattccTAATCATTTTCAACCTATTAATGTGAACTGTTTTTATAatactaaaaaaacattttcatataaactttattatttgtttagaaaattttcaaaggggcaaattattttatcatcattaataggtttaatattatatcccaattttaagaaatatggaaaaatgaaatatttatatttgtctTCAATTTTTAGTGCAACACTTTTACTTACAAGCATAAcagatatttttatgttatttaattag
- a CDS encoding mitochondrial import receptor subunit TOM7, putative: protein MKGKKSGALAKKISDMTYFLAVKACDYIIRPFLCYGFTPLIFGYGLYHNNEFTPNPFKLIPKILIG from the exons atgaagggaaaaaaaagtgGCGCCCTtgctaaaaaaattagtgACATG ACATACTTTTTGGCAGTTAAGGCTTGCGATTATATAATAAGGCCCTTTTTGTGTTATGGCTTCACCCCACTGATATTTGGATATGGGCTTTATCATAACAATGAATTTACACCTAACccttttaaattaataccaaaaatattaatagggtga
- a CDS encoding lipoate-protein ligase B translates to MIKKLLIVQLSLHILLFCNTNKIKNGKNNLKIPWCKPKGLKTKTNRKAYIGIASRINIKKYTKQRTYLSNEIFIFDFSRKLINYNLAFELQNFLHQSKIMLQHENSLNSFELDKFKRLKNKLEKYDFCFILQHPTCYTLGSSANPKDILLNEANYYIEELGNIYKNSYLYIIQNFIDKFKNIKDEIDKSENYDEKKDYFQSFEKYINDQNKIPIYRINRGGKATFHGPGQLVLYFIFNLKNYSSNYAKRYINITKENYNNSDKKYITHKNNDYPLITEINPNPSVHVEHLFDLHKTIMNFQKVGMDIINKFSIKTHTKDDSIGVFYNEKKLISIGLKIRKYISMHGMSLNFNVNKNFLKYLLSCGMDHSNYISLHEIEQIMKKGNIGKNPIAIHNSLLNELTANCIQSLKKNFKAKVKITNNIEDIFA, encoded by the coding sequence atgattaaaaaattgcTCATCGTCCAATTGTCTTTACacatattgttattttgcaatacaaacaaaataaaaaatggaaaaaataacttGAAAATACCATGGTGTAAACCTAAAGGACTAAAAACAAAAACGAACAGAAAAGCATACATCGGAATTGCTAGcagaataaatattaaaaaatacacaaaaCAAAGAACATATTTGagtaatgaaatatttatttttgattttagTAGAAAACTTATAAACTATAATCTTGCCTTCGAACTACAAAACTTTTTACACCAATCCAAAATTATGTTACAACATGAAAACAGTTTAAATTCATTCGAATTAGacaaatttaaaagattaaaaaacaaacttgaaaaatatgatttttgttttatactTCAACACCCCACGTGCTATACATTAGGAAGCTCTGCAAATCCCAAAGATATACTTTTAAATGAagcaaattattatattgaaGAATTgggaaatatatataaaaactcttatttatatataattcaaaattttatcgacaaatttaaaaatattaaagatGAAATAGATAAATCTGAAaattatgatgaaaaaaaagactATTTCCAAAGTTTTgaaaagtatataaatgatcaaaataaaatacccATATATCGTATCAACAGAGGTGGAAAAGCAACATTTCATGGACCAGGACAAttagttttatattttatatttaatttaaaaaattattcttCTAATTATGCtaaaagatatattaatattaccaaagaaaattataataattcagataaaaaatatataacacaCAAAAACAATGATTATCCATTAATCACTGAAATTAATCCTAATCCTTCAGTACATGTAGAACATTTATTTGATCTACataaaacaataatgaATTTCCAAAAAGTTGGTATGGAcattataaacaaattttcaATCAAAACACATACAAAAGATGATTCAATTGGcgttttttataatgaaaaaaaacttatatCAATTGGTCTTAAAAtcagaaaatatatatctatgCATGGTATgtcattaaattttaatgttaataaaaattttttgaaatatttattatcatgCGGTATGGATCATAGCAATTATATTTCACTACATGAAATCGaacaaataatgaaaaaggGGAACATTGGAAAAAATCCAATAGCTATACATAATTCATTGTTAAATGAATTGACAGCTAACTGTATACAGtcactaaaaaaaaattttaaagccaaagtaaaaataacaaataatatcGAGGATATATTTGCTTAA
- a CDS encoding inner membrane complex protein 1i — protein sequence MTSQMENPNPSNVPYTFEHSKNLGNKILKPIRQEKVVKVPVTKYVEKLIEKEEIKYVNKYVDVIKPIITYKTKHIPKHIYLDKIKYEPKLIEKEKIIHIPKIEYRNKIIEIPIYVHKENIIEKKVPIIIEHVIPVLKVNKIEREVLTDMIQIPEICKMPKNEDTMRNEVSSNKLIEENKASVIGITKENTDIYNKETYRNVDSIEEPVVINEQKEFSNYENEKIKRDDISNCSISKAPSSEDSYKVTIDRKNETMYNDETNEDARYDEIPENASNMINHEINSKTQLQNNLNENYYDVNENRRNQNISHLSIHLPMSQMVSRESVEQAYTNISHDNNNNSYVPSLNHLIKNNKYINSNNMDNRYSERNINDLINSQYVQESFTASRRNIPTNANGSMSQQYHENLKNYIEIDQQKTHIPSNMNISCENYSVSQKVCNNTNQIGVDKQNFTPYYANSNGQAIVSVRPATILEYSPKPRKFKSRFCNIMNKCCGGE from the coding sequence ATGACATCTCAAATGGAAAACCCAAATCCTTCTAACGTGCCATACACGTTTGAACATTCGAAAAATCTCGGAAACAAAATTCTCAAGCCAATACGCCAAGAAAAAGTTGTTAAAGTACCTGTAACTAAATATGTAGAAAAACTCATAGAAAAAGAGGAAAtcaaatatgtaaataagTATGTTGATGTTATAAAACCAATAATCacatataaaacaaaacacATACCcaagcatatatatttagataAAATCAAATATGAACCTaaattaatagaaaaagaaaaaattatccaTATTCCGAAAATAGAATacagaaataaaattatagaaaTACCAATATATGTCCacaaagaaaatataatagaaaaaaaagttcCAATAATAATCGAGCATGTTATACCAGTTCTTAaagttaataaaattgaaagaGAAGTTTTAACTGATATGATCCAAATTCCCGAAATTTGCAAAATgccaaaaaatgaagatacTATGAGAAATGAAGTTTCgtcaaataaattaatagaagaaaataaagcTTCCGTAATAGGTAtaacaaaagaaaatacaGATATTTACAACAAAGAAACATATAGAAATGTAGATTCAATTGAGGAACCGGTTGTTATTAATGAACAAAAGGAATTTTCCAATTacgaaaatgaaaaaataaaaagagaTGATATAAGCAATTGCTCGATCAGTAAGGCACCATCTAGTGAAGATTCTTATAAGGTAACAATTGATCGCAAAAATGAAACAATGTATAATGATGAAACAAATGAAGATGCTCGTTATGATGAAATTCCAGAAAATGCCTCCAATATGATTAACCATGAAATCAATTCAAAAACAcaattacaaaataatttaaatgaaaattattatgatgTAAATGAAAATCGTAGAAATCAAAACATATCTCATCTTAGCATACACTTACCTATGAGCCAAATGGTGTCTCGTGAATCCGTTGAACAAGcttatacaaatatttctCATGATAATAACAACAATAGCTATGTTCCCTCtttaaatcatttaataaaaaataataaatatattaactcTAATAATATGGATAATAGATATTCTGAGAGAAACATAAatgatttaataaatagtCAGTATGTTCAAGAATCCTTCACTGCCTCAAGAAGAAATATACCAACAAATGCAAATGGAAGCATGTCACAGCAATAtcatgaaaatttaaagaatTACATTGAAATAGATCAACAAAAAACACACATCCCATCAAATATGAACATTTCTTGCGAAAATTATTCTGTATCACAGAAAGTTTGTAATAATACTAACCAAATTGGCGTAGacaaacaaaattttaCTCCTTATTATGCTAATAGTAATGGACAAGCAATTGTATCTGTGCGTCCAGCAACAATCCTAGAATATTCCCCAAAGCCAAGAAAATTCAAATCTAGATTTTGcaatataatgaataaatGTTGTGGTGGTGAATAA
- a CDS encoding alpha/beta hydrolase, putative encodes MFHLYELLMFFLRHPRDKYDEAFLGPIFLHFYDKNYYRRDIIIKNRRGEKLRCCFFTPFNYSENTPCVIYTHSTSSCQLEVLDILHILLVCECSVFSFDCAGCGLSDGYYSTKGWNESQDLYLILNHLRNVEKIKNIVLWGKHSGAASSIIAAALDRNIKMLILESPFVSLIELYKTTFNLCAKKKNEIIFKNICLYFTRRKIKKKFNYDINNVCPVFFIEDITIPTIYIISKSDSIVHPAHSLYLAYKQKKAKKIIYIAEKGSQPYEAYTYDSKLIIAMKSILYSYNFENDIRDKIFDLSTYYKLFTFLREKYAYEFDYIDRLITKKINQKNKIIDKVKKFVCFKYQSKLSLSSSTYLNQSTVDSLRTSKVYENEYTFKTEENNNDSIQACGQINSSGFSNDYQDVFSDDDNMLDNPTENNHMHTYYYIDKFNKLNEHNNKFEEIQGTSEKPFKLLHMQSSRSSLKSNKNTYKKSLTWNSNLQSSITYFKEDCPLNLQKN; translated from the exons ATGTTTCATTTATACGAATTgcttatgttttttttaagacaCCCAAGAGATAAATATGATGAAGCATTTTTAGGTCcaatttttttgcatttttatgataaaaacTATTATAGAAgggatataataataaaaaatcgaaGAGGAGAAAAATTAAGATGTTGTTTTTTTACACCTTTTAATTATAGTGAAAATACACCTTGTGTTATATACACACATTCTACTAGTAGTTGTCAATTAGAAGTTTTAgatatattacatattcTTTTAGTTTGTGAATGCTCAGTTTTTTCATTTGATTGTGCAGGTTGTGGATTGTCAGATGGATATTATTCAACGAAAGGTTGGAATGAAAGCCAAGacttatatttaattttaaatcatttaagaaatgtagaaaaaataaaaaatattgttctTTGGGGAAAACATTCCGGAGCAGCGAGTTCGATAATAGCAGCCGCTTTGGATCGGAATATAAAGATGTtg ATTTTGGAATCCCCTTTTGTATCCTTAATTGAATTGTATAAAACAACATTTAACTTGtgtgcaaaaaaaaaaaatgaaataattttcaaaaatatttgtttatattttacaagaagaaaaataaaaaaaaaatttaactacgatataaataatgtatgtccagtattttttattgaagACATAACAATTCCAAcgatttatataatttcaaAAAGTGATAGTATTGTTCATCCTGCtcattcattatatttagcATATAAGCAgaaaaaagcaaaaaaaataatttacataGCCGAAAAAGGATCACAACCATATGAagcatatacatatgatagtaaattaataatagcTATGAaatctatattatatagttataattttgaaaatgatataagagataaaatatttgatttgtctacatattataaattatttacatttttaagaGAAAAGTATGCATATGAATTTGATTATATTGATAGATTaataactaaaaaaattaatcaaaaaaataaaataattgacAAAGTAAAGAAGtttgtttgttttaaatatcAGTCAAAGCTTTCGCTTAGTTCTTCCACATATTTAAA CCAATCCACTGTGGATTCTTTGCGTACCTCAAAAGTCT ACgaaaatgaatatacatttaaaacagaagaaaataataatgattcTATACAAGCATGTGGCCAAATTAACAGTTCAGGATTTTCTAACGATTATCAAGATGTATTTTCAGATGACGATAATATGCTAGATAATCCAACTGAAAATAATCACATGCacacatattattatatagataaattcaacaaattaaatgaacataataataaatttgaagAAATTCAAGGAACTAGCGAAAAACCTTTCAAATTATTGCATATGCAAAGCTCACGAAGTTCTTTAAAATCAA aTAAAAATACTTATAAAAAGTCTCTAACATGGAATAGCAACTTGCAAAGTTCTATTACATATTTCAAGGAAGATTGCCCATTAAATCtccaaaaaaattaa
- a CDS encoding histone acetyltransferase GCN5, putative: MECIVTNENSRFPPYHNFFKSENIYNYIDLIQIIGNIYYIYTEINDIANQVYIERINLLNYVKNVKGNNPNFENFQINSNRKHAYPLSIYMQYILSITSINNNSISTWENDKSSINCQIKKNKNHQYEKYSQKNDKTIGNMFLERNTFLTIINKKYFEQNTQQLLRYTDEIRMCSCENGNEKNGNEKNGNEKNGNEKNGNEKNGNEKNGNEKNGNEENGNEENGNGEDGNDGNGWKDKKKCGNDEDEKKNENEKLRNENNNNDENVNTNDEIKDSLNGINNVNDFRNINVGDVKNEMNNLSKLFYDEKIKNIIEINTKNDNIIGNSNVTNKTNNIIGNIDGNNIKYDVFQGDDKMIISGNYVNNNMNNPFNINKNLIMGPKNFNLTTSGKIYRGNKINESGKAGNGIMIKENEEEYRNDNVNNNNNNNGISNDGKKDFTKTDGVDINNMSNIGNNPNVYNKIMASHINRINNNNNVMIMKNMNNFNSMNFPMNSHNFNMIPSYNNIGNIINNNMTNIPNISNNFMINTQINGINNNSLNDINITNPSSAIIGILGNSPYNNNNVIPNNIDGNLNKKKSLISIDKEKSNKDNEGNENTKKNNIKSSNNKNINNIEGENNNNNKNTIKNIRMENLKFNDNIDLKNVDGIDLSSYFVNGKYCSKLANHEKIYNIIYYIVKNSLHEYLTDFYNNEDLGYKEKEDDNVSNLLKNETTNYRETNTIDSDKNPKGEHDILLECSEKIIEKEENNKNKRNSDDIDGKEIDQDDGNDDNIIQKKKKKKIENEGNENIEIDQDVNINNTEKSMNNNSLRQKMNDNENNYILSEITKSICSILNLQQLMPVNTRLSNPGLIYDPNYETIYSKWKLFLKKEQSSGNIISKCFSRDFLHTVLLCNYDSIIEDLKKTAVKKKIKYFFLHICLESDIPINVALMLFLNATKQSDKLQSLLPSETGLGYLHRDAGGAKEENMGIITFECITNDREPDHLIKLITLKNIFSRQLPKMPREYIVRLVFDRNHYTFCLLKKNTVIGGVCFRPYFEQKFAEIAFLAVTSTEQVKGYGTRLMNHLKEHVKKFGIEYFLTYADNFAIGYFRKQGFSQKISMPKERWFGYIKDYDGGTLMECYIFPNINYLRLSEMLYEQKKTVKKAIHFIKPQIIFKGLNYFTENKGGNLHPNNIPGLLEIGWKKEYKDMTTKKTHHKEIQLKDQIINVLDYLEKQQSAWPFLKPVSLSEAPDYYDIIKEPTDILTMRRKARHGEYKTKEDFGIELKRMFDNCRLYNAPTTIYFKYANELQALIWPKYEEISEMAK, from the exons atggaatGTATTGTGACCAATGAAAACAGTAGGTTTCCCCcttatcataatttttttaaaagtgaaaatatttacaattatatagatttgattcaaattattgggaatatttattatatatatacagaaataaatgatattgCTAATCAGGTATATATAGAGAGAATAAATCTGTTAAATTATGTCAAAAATGTGAAAGGAAATAATCCAAACTTCgaaaattttcaaataaattcGAACAGGAAACATGCATATCCactatctatatatatgcaatataTCCTATCTATTACatctataaataataattctataAGTACTTgggaaaatgataaatctAGTATAAATTgccaaataaaaaaaaacaaaaatcaTCAGTATGAAAAGTATAGCCAAAAAAACGATAAAACAATTGGGAATATGTTTTTGGAGAGgaatacatttttaactataataaataaaaaatatttcgaACAAAATACGCAACAATTGTTAAGATATACTGATGAAATTCGAATGTGTAGTTGTGAAAatggaaatgaaaaaaatggaaatgaaaaaaatggaaatgaaaaaaatggaaatgaaaaaaatggaaatgaaaaaaatggaaatgaaaaaaatggaaatgaaaaaaatggaaatgaagaaaatggaaatgaagaaaatggGAATGGAGAAGATGGAAATGACGGTAATGGATggaaagataaaaaaaagtgtgGTAATGATGAagacgaaaaaaaaaatgaaaatgaaaaattgagaaatgaaaataataataatgatgaaaatgtgaatacaaatgatgaaataaagGATAGTTTAAATggaataaataatgtaaatgatttcagaaatataaatgttggggatgtaaaaaatgaaatgaaTAACTTATCAAAACTATtttatgatgaaaaaattaaaaatataatagaaataaatacaaaaaatgataatataattggGAATAGTAATGTGACAAATAAaactaataatataattggAAATATAGATGGAAATAATATCAAATATGATGTATTCCAAGGAGATgataaaatgataataagtGGAAAttatgttaataataatatgaacaatccttttaatattaataaaaatttaataatgggacctaaaaattttaatttaactACATcaggaaaaatatatagaggaaataaaataaatgaatcaGGAAAAGCAGGAAATGGAATTATgattaaagaaaatgaagaagaaTATCGAAATgataatgtaaataataataataacaacaATGGAATTTCAAATGATGGAAAAAAAGATTTTACAAAAACAGACGGAGtggatataaataacatgAGCAATATTGGAAACAATCCAAATGtttataacaaaataatggCTAGTCATATAAATcgtattaataataataataatgtaatgataatgaaaaatatgaataattttaattccATGAATTTCCCTATGAATTCACATAACTTTAATATGATACcatcatataataatataggaaatataataaataataacatgACAAACATCCCGAATATTTCAAACaattttatgataaatacacaaataaatggaattaataataattccttaaatgatataaatattacaaaTCCATCTAGTGCTATAATTGGTATTTTAGGAAATTCAccttataataataataatgtaattccaaataatatagatggaaatttaaataaaaaaaaatcgttGATATCTAttgataaagaaaaaagtaataaagataatgaaggtaatgaaaatacaaaaaaaaataatattaaaagttcaaataataaaaatataaataatattgagggagaaaataataataataataaaaatacaataaaaaatattcgtATGGAAAacttaaaatttaatgataatatagaTTTAAAGAATGTAGATGGAATAGATTTAAgttcatattttgtaaatggaaaatattgCTCTAAATTAGCTAAtcatgaaaaaatatataatataatttattatattgttaaAAATTCATTACATGAATACTTAACtgatttttataataatgaagatttaggatataaagaaaaagaagacGATAATGTTtcaaatttgttaaaaaatgaaactaCAAATTATCGAGAAACAAACACAATAGATTCAGATAAAAATCCAAAAGGAGAGCACgatatattattagaatgttctgaaaaaataattgaaaaagaagaaaacaacaaaaataaaagaaatagtGATGATATTGATGGGAAAGAAATTGATCAAGATGATGgaaatgatgataatataatacaaaaaaaaaaaaaaaaaaaaattgaaaatgaaggaaatgaaaatattgaaatagATCAAGATgttaacataaataatacagAAAAAtctatgaataataatagtttgagacaaaaaatgaatgataatgaaaataattatatattaagtGAAATAACAAAAAGTATTTGttctatattaaatttacaaCAACTAATGCCAGTAAATACAAGATTAAGTAATCCAGGTTTAATTTATGATCCTAATTATGAAAcaatatattcaaaatggaaattatttttaaaaaaagaacaaTCAAGTGGAAATATTATAAGCAAATGTTTTTCACGGGATTTTTTACATACtgttttattatgtaaTTATGATAGTATAATTGAAGACTTGAAAAAAACAGcagtgaaaaaaaaaataaaatatttttttcttcatatttGCTTGGAATCAGATATTCCTATCAATGTTGCATTGATGCTCTTTTTGAATGCAACAAAGCAAAGCGACAAGCTGCAG TCCCTATTACCATCAGAAACTGGATTGGGATATTTGCATCGAGACGCTGGAGGAGCAAAAGAAGAAAACATGGGAATTATAACTTTTGAATGTATAACAAATGACAGAGAGCCAGatcatttaattaaattaataacattaaaaaatatattttcaagaCAATTACCTAAAATGCCTAGAGAGTATATTGTCAGATTGGTATTTGATAGGAACCATTATACATTTTGtttacttaaaaaaaatacagtAATTGGTGGTGTTTGTTTTAGACCATATTTTGAACAGAAGTTTGCTGAAATTGCATTTTTAGCAGTTACATCAACAGAGCAAGTTAAAGGATATGGAACTCGACTTATGAATCATTTAAAAGAGcatgttaaaaaatttggAATTGAATATTTTCTAACATATGCag ATAACTTTGCCATAGGGTATTTTAGAAAACAAGGATTTTCTCAAAAAATTTCGATGCCAAAAGAAAGATGGTTtggatatataaaagattATGATGGAGGGACATTAATGGAATGCTATATATTtccaaatataaattatttaagaTTATCTGAAATGttatatgaacaaaaaaaaacagtaAAAAAGGCaatacattttataaagccacaaattatatttaaagggttaaattattttactGAAAACAAAGGAGGGAATTTACACCCTAATAATATTCCAGGTTTATTGGAAATTGGATggaaaaaagaatataaagatatgacaacaaaaaaaacgCATCATAAAGAAATTCAATTAAAAgatcaaattataaatgttCTTGATTATTTGGAAAAACAGCAATCTGCTTGGCCTTTTTTAAAACCAGTTAGTCTTTCTGAAGCCCCAGATTATTATGATATCATTAAAGAACCCACTGATATCTTAACGATGCGAAGGAAAGCTCGTCAT GGTGAATATAAGACGAAAGAGGACTTTGGAATTGAGCTAAAGAGGATGTTTGATAACTGTCGATTATACAATGCTCCGACAACGATATACTTTAAATATGCAAATGAATTACAAGCTTTAATCTGGCCCAAATATGAAGAAATTAGCGAAATGGCAAAGTAA